The sequence below is a genomic window from Flavobacterium sediminilitoris.
GATAATATAATGTTGTATAATCATCCCATTCGTTTAAACGTATACCTAATCCATAATTTTTGACTCCTTTTTTTTCATAGCTATATCCTTTGTAAGCAAGCTCTTTAATTTCTTTACTTAAAAAGGTATTTGAATATGTTGCTAAATCAAATTGAAGTATATCTTGAGGTGTTGAATAAATGTTTTTATCACCATAAATAGCATCTAAATGATCAAAAGGAATTTCTTGCCATGTGCTTTTATAAGATTTAGAAATAGTATCTTTTTGCTTGTTTAATTCAAAAACAAAAGTATTTTTCATTCCAATAGGTTCAAAAAGTAATTTATTCATAGCTTCAGGAAATGATTGCTTTGAAATTTTCTCAATGACTAATGCTAATAAAGCATAATTTGTATTACAATAACTAAATTTAGTATTAGGAGTAAAATCGAGTTTAATATTCTTGGTGGATAGTAATGATAAAATATCAGTATTTTTAAGTGTTTTTGTTTTATCCCAAATGGAATCATTCTCACTAAAATAAGCATAATTAGCTAAGCCACTTCTGTGATTTAAAAGAGATTCAATAGTTATGTCTTTATATGGGAATTCAGGAAATATCGATTTTAATGTTGTGTTTAGTTTTAACTTATGATCGTCAATTAATCGTAAGATAACAGATGCAGTCATAACTTTACTTACAGATGCTAAATGTAATGGAGTAGAAGCTGAAATTTTCTCTTTCTTATTATAATTAGAAAAACCTTGGTAATCTTCAAATATTATTTTTCCATTTTTTGCTACTAAAAACGAACCGCTGAAGTTGTCTATATTAATATTTGTATCATAAAAGTGTTTTATTTCAGTTTGTTTTAGTTTGGAATAGTCTTTATCTAAATTGGGGAAAGAAGGAATATAATTTATTGTAGAATTGATTTTATTTATAGGAGCTATATTTTTTATTTTCTTCTCTTGACATGAAAAAAAGGTAGTACTAATTATAAAAATAAGCAGTACTGAACGAAAATTAGAATGCATTTTCAGAATTTAGTATTAGTATATTGGGGTTAATTTCGAGTAGGCTTTTCAGAAAGGCTTCTTCATTTGAAGGTGATATATATATATCATCGTAGGTATTATAAGTAATAATTAAACCTTTTGAATTTAGTGCTAATTTCCATGTTACGGGAACAATAATACCATTATGATTTTGAATTTTTTTTATTGATTTTATATCAATTTCTTTATTAAATGGACCAGATACACAAAATAAGGTTGAATGCTTTATTTTATATTTAGTATGCAATAAAATCCAAATCAATAGTACTACACTTAAATAATTTATTGTAGCTACAATAATAAAACTTAGAATATCTTTAGTAGAAAAGGCAGGATAAGTAACCCCAATAAGCATTATAACTATACTAAAAAATATAGTCTTATTAAAAGTGCTTATTGAGGATCTAAATTGCAAAAATTATTTTTTTATAAATTTTTTATTTGGCTTAGAACTCATATAAAAGATAAGTTCACTACCATTTTCAATATCTTGGTGGCGCAAAGATAGAGTATTAATTAATTTTCCATTTAACTTAATTTTATTTACATAGATATTCTTATCATTATTATTGATCGTTTTTATAGTGAATTTATTGCCATCTTCTAAAGAAATAATAGCTGATTTTATGGATGGACTTCCTATTGAATATTCAGTAGAACCTGGGTTTACAGGATAAAATCCTAATGAGCTAAAAATATACCAAGCACTCATTTGTCCAGCATCATCATTACCACATAAACCGTCTTCTTTATTGCTATACATTGTATTTAAAATCATTCTAACTCTTGATTGCGTTTTCCAAGGTTCGTTAGTAAAATTATATAAATATGGAATATGATGACCTGGCTCATTTCCATGAACATAATTTCCAATTATTCCATCTCGTGTAATATCTTCATTATGTTCTATGTATTTATCTTCTATAGGAGTTGTAAAAATTTTATCAAGATGTTTTGAGAATGCATCTTTTCCATCCATCATTTGAATCATTTTATCTATTTGATGTGGAACATAAAGTCCATAATTCCATGCGTTTCCTTCTATAAAGCCTTGTCCATGTGTGTCTAACGGATCAAATTCTTTTCTCCAATTTCCATTAGCTAATTTTGGTCTCATGTAACCAATTTCTTTGTCGTAAACGTTTAAATAATTTTCAGAACGTTTTAAATATTCATTATATTTTTCAGTATTATTTGCTTTTTTTGCAATTAGAGCAATACACCAATCATTATAAGCATATTCTAACGTTTTTGAAACAGAAGAAGAACTTTTATCTTCAGGAACATATCCTAAATTCATATAATATTCTAAACCATCAAAATAAGGAACTGTTGCTGTATTTGATGAAGCTAAAAGTGCTTTGTTTAAATCAACATCTGTTGTCCCTTTTGCTATAGCATCAGCAATTACTGAAACAGCATGATAACCAACCATACACCAATTTTCGTTAGCATAATGACTCCAAATAGGTAACATATTATGCACACTTTGATCGTGATGTGCTAACATAGACTTAATCATATCATTATTCTTTTTAGGTTGAATAATGTTGTATAACGGATGTAAAGCTCTGTAAGTGTCCCAAAGAGAAAAGACAGTATGATTTACAAAACCATCTGATTTATGTATGTTTTGATCTAAACCTCTATAGCTTCCATCTACATCTTCATAAATTATAGGACTTAACATACTATGATACATAGCAGTATAAAATGTTTCTTTTTGTTCTAATGTTTCAGTTTCAATGTCAATTTTTGAAAGTTCTTTATTCCATTTTTCTTTTGTTTCATTTTTAACTTTCTCAAAGTCCCAATGTGGTAATTCGGTATTTAGGTTTAATAAAGCTCCATTAGTACTAACTGAGGATAAAGCAAATTTAATTTTGATTTTTTCATTTTCCTCTGTCTTAAAATTAAAGTAAGCTCTTAAATTTTTTCCAGCCATTTCTGGAAAATTGTGCTCTTCATTAAATTTTCTATAGAAACCATTATACTTTGTTTTATCATATTTTTTATGACCATAACTTGTAAATGGTCTTGAAAATTGCATAGCAAAGTACACAAATTTAGTTCTTGCCCAGCCATTCGTTTGTTTGTAACCTGTAATTAAAGAATCATTCTCTACTCGAATAAATGTCCAAGTATTTTTATCATCGTGCAAATAAATATTTGAGATTAAATCTAAAATAATATGAGCATCATCTGACTTTGGGAAAGTATATTGATGAAAACCAACTCTATCTGTGGCTGTTAATTCAGCTTTGATATTATAATCATCTAGTTTTACACTATAATATCCAGGTGAAGCTTTTTCGTTATTGTGAGAAAATTGAGAGTGATAACCACTTTTAGGTTGTTTTGCATCGCCAGGATTTAAATTTAAAACACCAGTTGTTGGCATTATTAAGAAATCACCTAAATCAGAATGCCCTGTTCCACTTAAATGTGTGTGACTAAAACCAAAAATAGTAACATCATCATATTGATAACCTGCGCAATATTTATAAGTGTCTGGATTGTATTTTCCATCTTCAGTAAACATTACTTGTAAATTTGTTTCAGGACTTAATTGTACCATTCCAAAAGGAGTTGTTGCTCCAGGGAAAGTATGTCCCATATTTTTTGTTCCAACTAATGGATTTACAAATTGAGTAAAATCTTTATTTTGTGCAAAAATTGAAAAACCAATAAAAAATAATAGGTAGCTATATTTTATTTTGTTTGGATACATTGCGTTGTTGTTTGTTTTTGAATTATAGTTGTAGTGCTTTTTTTGTTTTTTTCTCTAGACCATCTTTATGTACTAATACTGAAATTGCTTTTAGTTTTACGTATGGAACACTCATATATAAATAACCTCCATTTGCAACTTTTTTTTCATCACTTCCCCAAGAATTTTTAATTTTATAGTATAAGTTTCCTTTTTGGTCTTTTACTGTTCCCACAATATGCATTAAGTGATCATCAGTTGTTTCAAAATTTTCAAATTCTGCCTGACGATATTCTGCCGAAACATTCATTTCTTCAATAATTTCAGTTAATCCTTTTTTCGCATCATCTTCAATTTGAGGAATAAATGCAACACCATTTTTAGCAGAGAAAGTTTTTTCGGACACATCACAGTCAAGTGCTAATGAATATCCTTTTGATAAAGCATAATCAATATTTGAAACAAATTCATCTAGTGGTAAATTATACATGCTACCATTTGAAAAATTGTCAGGAATATTTAAAATAAATGATTTATAATTTTCATGATGAGTAAAAGAAGTTAGTGTAACGTAGTTTTCTGGTTTTATCTTCATTTTTTCCATAAAACTTTTTGGAGTATATTTTTCCCCTTCAAAAACAAAATCATTTGGATTTTCTCCTAAATAAGTATCTAAAACAGCATTAATAGCTGATTTCCATTTTGGAGAAAGCTTCTTTGCAGGATTAGCTACATACGTTTTTACCATAGCTTCTAAAACGGCAACCATTTCAGCATGATTGTGCGTTTTTTCTTCTTCTGTTAAACCTGTATAAACAGAAACAGGAACTAAACCATAATTAGCAACACTATTTAATACATCGTGAGATAAACCTCCTTCACTAAATTGTGCTTTACCTTGTCTCATTACATAATTTTCAGCCTTTTTAGGATAAGTATTTCGTACTTGATACATTTCTGATAAATCAACTGTTTTACCAGTTAATCGTGTGATTTCTGATTCAAGGAATGATGAAGTAGAAAAACTCCAACAAGTGCCTGTTTGTCCTTGTGAAATTACAGGTGTTGTTTCTAACTCTATAACCGATTGAAATTCATATTCTTGTGCATTAACACAAAACATTCCTGAAACCAAAAGTAAGCCTAAATATTTATTTTTCATGGGAGTAAAATTTTTAAACATGCAATATAATGCAAAAAATGAATTATTTTTACTGAAAAATAAGTTTAAATTATCCAATAACAAAATTTAAAAAGAATGTGAAATACTAATCTTTTATCTTTAGAATTGCTTAAAAACGATTTTATTTATAAATAGGTTAACCTTTGTAAACAAACTAATTATATGAGTACAATAAACTGGAAAACAGTAAGAGAATTTGAGGATATTACATATAAAAAATGTGATGGAGTAGCACGTATAGCTTTTAATAGACCAGATGTTCGTAATGCTTTCCGACCAAAAACAACAAGAGAATTATTAGAAGCTTTTCATGATGCTCAAGAAGACACATCTATAGGTGTAGTGTTGCTTTCTGCGGAAGGACCTTCGTCTAAAGATGGAATATATTCATTTTGTAGTGGTGGAGATCAAAAAGCTCGTGGACATCAAGGATATGTAGGAGATGATGGTTATCACAGACTGAATATTTTAGATGTACAACGTTTAATCCGTTTTATGCCTAAAGCTGTTATTTGTGTTGTCCCTGGTTGGGCAGTTGGTGGAGGACATTCTCTTCATGTAGTTTGCGATTTGACTTTAGCGAGTAAAGAACATGCTATTTTTAAACAAACTGATGCAGATGTAACAAGTTTTGATGGAGGATATGGTTCTGCATATTTAGCAAAAATGGTGGGACAAAAGAAAGCGCGTGAAATTTTCTTTTTAGGTAGAAATTATTCAGCACAAGAAGCATTTGAAATGGGAATGGTAAATGCAGTTATTCCACATGATGAACTAGAAGATACGGCTTATGAATGGGCACAAGAAATATTAGCAAAATCGCCAACATCAATTAAAATGTTGAAATTTGCTATGAATTTAACAGATGACGGAATGGTTGGTCAGCAAGTTTTTGCAGGTGAAGCAACTCGTTTAGCTTATATGACTGATGAAGCAAAAGAAGGAAGAGATGCATTTTTAGAAAAACGTAAACCAAACTTTGAAAAAAAGTATTTGCCATAAATATTTAAAAAAATATGAAATCAGTAATACATAACTTGTTTTACTGATTTTTTATTTTTAGTTAAACTCGAATTTTTAAATATCAAAAATAAAATAGTATTCATCGTTTGTGCTAATGATGAGATAATTTCTTTTGTTTACTTAAAGAATTTGATAACGAAGAATTACGAAAACGGAATCGATATATTGCAATTAAGAATTTGAATGAATATTATAATTAATTATGGAAGAATTTAAAAATGAACTTATTGATATAAAAACCTTACCAAAGTTTGAAGAAATACAATATAACGATTTACATCCAAAATATTTTAGAGTAATTCTGATAAATATATGTATTTTCTTTTTCATTCTATTATTAGGAATCATTTCGGTGCTATATATAAATGAAGAAATTTTTACAAATAGAATTTGGTTGTTAATAGGAATTATTTATCCTATTTATTTAATTATAATGATTTTGTATTACAATTTAAGTTTCAAAAAAAGAGGTTATGCTTTTAGAACTCATGATGTAATCTATAAATCAGGATTGATAAGAGAAACGACTGTTATTATTCCTAATAATAGA
It includes:
- a CDS encoding serine hydrolase domain-containing protein codes for the protein MHSNFRSVLLIFIISTTFFSCQEKKIKNIAPINKINSTINYIPSFPNLDKDYSKLKQTEIKHFYDTNINIDNFSGSFLVAKNGKIIFEDYQGFSNYNKKEKISASTPLHLASVSKVMTASVILRLIDDHKLKLNTTLKSIFPEFPYKDITIESLLNHRSGLANYAYFSENDSIWDKTKTLKNTDILSLLSTKNIKLDFTPNTKFSYCNTNYALLALVIEKISKQSFPEAMNKLLFEPIGMKNTFVFELNKQKDTISKSYKSTWQEIPFDHLDAIYGDKNIYSTPQDILQFDLATYSNTFLSKEIKELAYKGYSYEKKGVKNYGLGIRLNEWDDYTTLYYHNGWWHGNTSAYITLKKDTVTMIALSNKYTRKVYQTKRLSSLFGNYPFEVEEE
- a CDS encoding PH domain-containing protein; translation: MQFRSSISTFNKTIFFSIVIMLIGVTYPAFSTKDILSFIIVATINYLSVVLLIWILLHTKYKIKHSTLFCVSGPFNKEIDIKSIKKIQNHNGIIVPVTWKLALNSKGLIITYNTYDDIYISPSNEEAFLKSLLEINPNILILNSENAF
- a CDS encoding GH92 family glycosyl hydrolase; this translates as MYPNKIKYSYLLFFIGFSIFAQNKDFTQFVNPLVGTKNMGHTFPGATTPFGMVQLSPETNLQVMFTEDGKYNPDTYKYCAGYQYDDVTIFGFSHTHLSGTGHSDLGDFLIMPTTGVLNLNPGDAKQPKSGYHSQFSHNNEKASPGYYSVKLDDYNIKAELTATDRVGFHQYTFPKSDDAHIILDLISNIYLHDDKNTWTFIRVENDSLITGYKQTNGWARTKFVYFAMQFSRPFTSYGHKKYDKTKYNGFYRKFNEEHNFPEMAGKNLRAYFNFKTEENEKIKIKFALSSVSTNGALLNLNTELPHWDFEKVKNETKEKWNKELSKIDIETETLEQKETFYTAMYHSMLSPIIYEDVDGSYRGLDQNIHKSDGFVNHTVFSLWDTYRALHPLYNIIQPKKNNDMIKSMLAHHDQSVHNMLPIWSHYANENWCMVGYHAVSVIADAIAKGTTDVDLNKALLASSNTATVPYFDGLEYYMNLGYVPEDKSSSSVSKTLEYAYNDWCIALIAKKANNTEKYNEYLKRSENYLNVYDKEIGYMRPKLANGNWRKEFDPLDTHGQGFIEGNAWNYGLYVPHQIDKMIQMMDGKDAFSKHLDKIFTTPIEDKYIEHNEDITRDGIIGNYVHGNEPGHHIPYLYNFTNEPWKTQSRVRMILNTMYSNKEDGLCGNDDAGQMSAWYIFSSLGFYPVNPGSTEYSIGSPSIKSAIISLEDGNKFTIKTINNNDKNIYVNKIKLNGKLINTLSLRHQDIENGSELIFYMSSKPNKKFIKK
- a CDS encoding C1 family peptidase encodes the protein MKNKYLGLLLVSGMFCVNAQEYEFQSVIELETTPVISQGQTGTCWSFSTSSFLESEITRLTGKTVDLSEMYQVRNTYPKKAENYVMRQGKAQFSEGGLSHDVLNSVANYGLVPVSVYTGLTEEEKTHNHAEMVAVLEAMVKTYVANPAKKLSPKWKSAINAVLDTYLGENPNDFVFEGEKYTPKSFMEKMKIKPENYVTLTSFTHHENYKSFILNIPDNFSNGSMYNLPLDEFVSNIDYALSKGYSLALDCDVSEKTFSAKNGVAFIPQIEDDAKKGLTEIIEEMNVSAEYRQAEFENFETTDDHLMHIVGTVKDQKGNLYYKIKNSWGSDEKKVANGGYLYMSVPYVKLKAISVLVHKDGLEKKTKKALQL
- a CDS encoding 1,4-dihydroxy-2-naphthoyl-CoA synthase; the encoded protein is MSTINWKTVREFEDITYKKCDGVARIAFNRPDVRNAFRPKTTRELLEAFHDAQEDTSIGVVLLSAEGPSSKDGIYSFCSGGDQKARGHQGYVGDDGYHRLNILDVQRLIRFMPKAVICVVPGWAVGGGHSLHVVCDLTLASKEHAIFKQTDADVTSFDGGYGSAYLAKMVGQKKAREIFFLGRNYSAQEAFEMGMVNAVIPHDELEDTAYEWAQEILAKSPTSIKMLKFAMNLTDDGMVGQQVFAGEATRLAYMTDEAKEGRDAFLEKRKPNFEKKYLP
- a CDS encoding PH domain-containing protein, with amino-acid sequence MEEFKNELIDIKTLPKFEEIQYNDLHPKYFRVILINICIFFFILLLGIISVLYINEEIFTNRIWLLIGIIYPIYLIIMILYYNLSFKKRGYAFRTHDVIYKSGLIRETTVIIPNNRVQHVALHQGFFSRLFGLATIELFTAGGNSSDLKIPGLVYEEALRIKSMISLKINDAVDKIENKVEDERVTNKESQNIEEENNEN